Proteins encoded by one window of Papio anubis isolate 15944 chromosome 7, Panubis1.0, whole genome shotgun sequence:
- the GMPR2 gene encoding GMP reductase 2 isoform X4, with protein sequence MPHIDNDVKLDFKDVLLRPKRSTLKSRSEVDLTRSFSFRNSKQTYTGVPIIAANMDTVGTFEMAKVLCKFSLFTAVHKHYSLDQWQEFAGQNPDCLEHLAASSGTGSSDFEQLEQILEAIPQVKYICLDVANGYSEHFVEFVKDVRKRFPQHTIMAGNVVTGEMVEELILSGADIIKVGIGPGKLVHWGHWLPLQWQTPVEHVILNLVMFFLGSVCTTRKKTGVGYPQLSAVMECADAAHGLKGHIISDGGCSCPGDVAKAFGAGADFVMLGGMLAGHSESGGELIERDGKKYKLFYGMSSEMAMKKYAGGVAEYRRCGTYHPRHPRRDPLYVYLCGSS encoded by the exons ATGCCTCATATTGACAACGATGTGAAACTAGACTTCAAGGATGTCCTTTTGAGGCCGAAACGCAGTACCCTTAAGTCTCGAAGTGAG GTGGATCTCACAAGATCCTTTTCATTTCGGAACTCAAAGCAGACATACACTGGGGTTCCCATCATTGCTGCCAATATGGATACTGTGGGCACCTTTGAGATGGCCAAGGTTCTCTGTAAG TTCTCTCTCTTCACTGCTGTCCATAAGCACTACAGCCTTGATCAGTGGCAAGAGTTTGCTGGCCAGAATCCTGACTGTCTTGAG CATCTGGCTGCCAGCTCAGGCACAGGCTCTTCTGACTTTGAGCAGCTGGAACAGATCCTGGAAGCTATTCCCCAGGTGAAGTATATATGCCTGGATGTGGCAAATGGCTACTCCGAACACTTTGTTGAATTTGTAAAAGATGTACGGAAGCGCTTCCCCCAGCACACCATCATG GCAGGGAATGTGGTAACAGGAGAGATGGTAGAAGAGCTAATCCTTTCTGGGGCTGACATCATCAAAGTGGGAATTGGGCCAGGTAAGCTGGTTCACTGGGGCCACTGGCTACCCCTTCAGTGGCAAACACCTGTGGAGCACGTCATTCTCAACCTTGTCATGTTCTTCCTAGGCTCTGTGTGTACTACTCGGAAGAAAACTGGAGTGGGGTATCCACAGCTCAGTGCAGTAATGGAGTGTGCAGATGCTGCTCATGGCCTCAAAGGCCACATCATTTCA GATGGAGGTTGCAGCTGTCCTGGGGATGTGGCCAAGGCTTTTG GGGCAGGAGCTGACTTCGTGATGCTAGGTGGCATGCTGGCTGGACATAGTGAGTCAGGTGGTGAGCTCATCGAGAGGGACGGCAAGAAGTACAAGCTCTTCTATGGAATGAGTTCTGAAATGGCCATGAAGAAGTATGCTGGGGGCGTGGCTGAGTACAG GAGATGTGGAACATACCATCCGAGACATCCTAGGAGGGATCCGCTCTACGTGTACCTATGTGGGAGCAGCTAA
- the GMPR2 gene encoding GMP reductase 2 isoform X5 — MGCVFLIYKLFTLKWKMLLLSVLLPASILVAEKFSLFTAVHKHYSLDQWQEFAGQNPDCLEHLAASSGTGSSDFEQLEQILEAIPQVKYICLDVANGYSEHFVEFVKDVRKRFPQHTIMAGNVVTGEMVEELILSGADIIKVGIGPGSVCTTRKKTGVGYPQLSAVMECADAAHGLKGHIISDGGCSCPGDVAKAFGAGADFVMLGGMLAGHSESGGELIERDGKKYKLFYGMSSEMAMKKYAGGVAEYRASEGKTVEVPFKGDVEHTIRDILGGIRSTCTYVGAAKLKELSRRTTFIRVTQQVNPIFSEVR, encoded by the exons ATGGGATGTGTTTTTCTTATATACAAGTTGTTCACTTTGAAATGGAAGATGCTGCTCCTATCAGTACTATTACCTGCCTCTATACTTGTTGCTGAGAAG TTCTCTCTCTTCACTGCTGTCCATAAGCACTACAGCCTTGATCAGTGGCAAGAGTTTGCTGGCCAGAATCCTGACTGTCTTGAG CATCTGGCTGCCAGCTCAGGCACAGGCTCTTCTGACTTTGAGCAGCTGGAACAGATCCTGGAAGCTATTCCCCAGGTGAAGTATATATGCCTGGATGTGGCAAATGGCTACTCCGAACACTTTGTTGAATTTGTAAAAGATGTACGGAAGCGCTTCCCCCAGCACACCATCATG GCAGGGAATGTGGTAACAGGAGAGATGGTAGAAGAGCTAATCCTTTCTGGGGCTGACATCATCAAAGTGGGAATTGGGCCAG GCTCTGTGTGTACTACTCGGAAGAAAACTGGAGTGGGGTATCCACAGCTCAGTGCAGTAATGGAGTGTGCAGATGCTGCTCATGGCCTCAAAGGCCACATCATTTCA GATGGAGGTTGCAGCTGTCCTGGGGATGTGGCCAAGGCTTTTG GGGCAGGAGCTGACTTCGTGATGCTAGGTGGCATGCTGGCTGGACATAGTGAGTCAGGTGGTGAGCTCATCGAGAGGGACGGCAAGAAGTACAAGCTCTTCTATGGAATGAGTTCTGAAATGGCCATGAAGAAGTATGCTGGGGGCGTGGCTGAGTACAG AGCCTCAGAGGGAAAGACAGTGGAAGTTCCTTTTAAAGGAGATGTGGAACATACCATCCGAGACATCCTAGGAGGGATCCGCTCTACGTGTACCTATGTGGGAGCAGCTAAGCTCAAAGAGTTGAGCAGAAGAACTACCTTCATCCGAGTCACCCAGCAGGTGAATCCAATCTTCAGTGAGGTGCGCTAG
- the TINF2 gene encoding TERF1-interacting nuclear factor 2 isoform X1, with protein MATPPGAGPAALRFAAAASWQVVRGRCVEHFPRVLEFLRSLRAVAPGLVRYRHHERLCMGLKAKVVVELILQGRPWAQVLKTLNHHFPESGPIVRDPKATKQDLRKILEAQETFYQQVKQLSEAPVDLASKLQELEQEYGEPFLAAMEKLLFEYLCQLEKALPTPQAQQLQDVLSWMQPGVSITSSLAWRQYGVDMGWPLPECSVTDSVNLAELMEQNPQQQRLALHNPLPKAKPGPCLPQGPSSRTHPEPLAGRHFNLAPLGRRRVQSQWASTRGGHKERPTVMLFPFRNLGSPTQVISKPESKEEHAIYTADLAMGTRAASTGKSKSPCQTLGGRALKENPVDLPATEQKENCLDCYMDPLRLSLLPPRARKPVCPPSLCSSIITIGDLVLDSDEEENGQGEGKESLENYQKTKFDTLIPTFCEYLPSSGHGAMPVPSYDCRDSSRPL; from the exons ATGGCTACGCCCCCGGGGGCCGGTCCTGCAGCTCTACGCTTCGCCGCCGCAGCTAGCTGGCAGGTTGTGCGCGGACGCTGTGTGGAACATTTTCCCCGAGTACTGGAGTTTCTGCGATCTCTGCGCGCTGTTGCCCCTGGCTTGGTTCGCTACCGGCACCACGAACGCCTTTGTATGGGCCTAAAGGCCAAG GTGGTGGTGGAGCTGATCCTGCAGGGCCGGCCTTGGGCCCAAGTCCTGAAAACCCTGAATCACCACTTTCCAGAATCTGGACCTATAGTGCGGGATCCCAAGGCT ACAAAGCAGGATCTGAGGAAGATTTTGGAGGCACAGGAGACTTTTTACCAACAGGTGAAGCAGCTGTCAGAGGCTCCTGTGGATTTGGCCTCGAAGCTGCAG GAACTTGAACAAGAATATGGGGAACCCTTTCTGGCTGCCATGGAAAAGCTGCTTTTTGAGTACTTGTGTCAGCTGGAGAAAGCACTGCCTACACCGCAGGCACAGCAG CTTCAGGATGTGCTGAGTTGGATGCAGCCTGGAGTCTCTATCACCTCTTCTCTTGCCTGGAGACAATATGGTGTGGACATGGGGTGGCCACTTCCAG agtgcTCTGTTACTGACTCAGTGAACCTGGCTGAGCTCATGGAACAGAATCCTCAGCAACAAAGACTAGCACTCCACAATCCTCTGCCAAAAGCCAAGCCTGGCCCATGTCTTCCTCAGGGACCATCTTCAAGGACGCACCCAGAACCTCTAGCTGGCCGCCACTTCAATCTGGCCCCTTTAGGCCGACGAAGAGTCCAGTCCCAATGGGCGTCCACTAGGGGAGGCCATAAGGAGCGCCCCACAGTCATGCTGTTTCCCTTTAGGAATCTGGGCTCACCAACCCAGGTCATATCTAAGCCTGAGAGCAAGGAAGAACATGCGATATACACAGCAGACCTAGCCATGGGCACAAGAGCAGCCTCTACTGGGAAGTCTAAGAGTCCATGCCAGACCCTGGGGGGAAGGGCTCTGAAGGAGAACCCAGTTGACTTGCCTGCCACAGAGCAAAAGGA GAATTGCTTGGATTGCTACATGGACCCCCTGAGACTATCATTATTACCTCCTAGGGCCAGGAAGCCAG TGTGTCCTCCATCTCTGTGCAGCTCCATCATTACCATAGGGGACTTGGTTTTAGACTCTGATGAGGAAGAAAATGGCCAGGGGGAAGGAAAG GAATCTCTGGAAAACTATCAGAAGACAAAGTTTGACACCTTGATCCCCACTTTCTGTGAATACCTACCCTCTTCTGGCCACGGTGCCATGCCTGTTCCTTCCTATGACTGTAGAGACAGCTCTAGACCCCTGTGA
- the GMPR2 gene encoding GMP reductase 2 isoform X7: protein MPHIDNDVKLDFKDVLLRPKRSTLKSRSEVDLTRSFSFRNSKQTYTGVPIIAANMDTVGTFEMAKVLCKFSLFTAVHKHYSLDQWQEFAGQNPDCLEHLAASSGTGSSDFEQLEQILEAIPQVKYICLDVANGYSEHFVEFVKDVRKRFPQHTIMAGNVVTGEMVEELILSGADIIKVGIGPGSVCTTRKKTGVGYPQLSAVMECADAAHGLKGHIISDGGCSCPGDVAKAFGAGADFVMLGGMLAGHSESGGELIERDGKKYKLFYGMSSEMAMKKYAGGVAEYRRCGTYHPRHPRRDPLYVYLCGSS from the exons ATGCCTCATATTGACAACGATGTGAAACTAGACTTCAAGGATGTCCTTTTGAGGCCGAAACGCAGTACCCTTAAGTCTCGAAGTGAG GTGGATCTCACAAGATCCTTTTCATTTCGGAACTCAAAGCAGACATACACTGGGGTTCCCATCATTGCTGCCAATATGGATACTGTGGGCACCTTTGAGATGGCCAAGGTTCTCTGTAAG TTCTCTCTCTTCACTGCTGTCCATAAGCACTACAGCCTTGATCAGTGGCAAGAGTTTGCTGGCCAGAATCCTGACTGTCTTGAG CATCTGGCTGCCAGCTCAGGCACAGGCTCTTCTGACTTTGAGCAGCTGGAACAGATCCTGGAAGCTATTCCCCAGGTGAAGTATATATGCCTGGATGTGGCAAATGGCTACTCCGAACACTTTGTTGAATTTGTAAAAGATGTACGGAAGCGCTTCCCCCAGCACACCATCATG GCAGGGAATGTGGTAACAGGAGAGATGGTAGAAGAGCTAATCCTTTCTGGGGCTGACATCATCAAAGTGGGAATTGGGCCAG GCTCTGTGTGTACTACTCGGAAGAAAACTGGAGTGGGGTATCCACAGCTCAGTGCAGTAATGGAGTGTGCAGATGCTGCTCATGGCCTCAAAGGCCACATCATTTCA GATGGAGGTTGCAGCTGTCCTGGGGATGTGGCCAAGGCTTTTG GGGCAGGAGCTGACTTCGTGATGCTAGGTGGCATGCTGGCTGGACATAGTGAGTCAGGTGGTGAGCTCATCGAGAGGGACGGCAAGAAGTACAAGCTCTTCTATGGAATGAGTTCTGAAATGGCCATGAAGAAGTATGCTGGGGGCGTGGCTGAGTACAG GAGATGTGGAACATACCATCCGAGACATCCTAGGAGGGATCCGCTCTACGTGTACCTATGTGGGAGCAGCTAA
- the GMPR2 gene encoding GMP reductase 2 isoform X3 → MPHIDNDVKLDFKDVLLRPKRSTLKSRSEVDLTRSFSFRNSKQTYTGVPIIAANMDTVGTFEMAKVLCKFSLFTAVHKHYSLDQWQEFAGQNPDCLEHLAASSGTGSSDFEQLEQILEAIPQVKYICLDVANGYSEHFVEFVKDVRKRFPQHTIMAGNVVTGEMVEELILSGADIIKVGIGPGSVCTTRKKTGVGYPQLSAVMECADAAHGLKGHIISDGGCSCPGDVAKAFGAGADFVMLGGMLAGHSESGGELIERDGKKYKLFYGMSSEMAMKKYAGGVAEYRASEGKTVEVPFKGDVEHTIRDILGGIRSTCTYVGAAKLKELSRRTTFIRVTQQVNPIFSEVR, encoded by the exons ATGCCTCATATTGACAACGATGTGAAACTAGACTTCAAGGATGTCCTTTTGAGGCCGAAACGCAGTACCCTTAAGTCTCGAAGTGAG GTGGATCTCACAAGATCCTTTTCATTTCGGAACTCAAAGCAGACATACACTGGGGTTCCCATCATTGCTGCCAATATGGATACTGTGGGCACCTTTGAGATGGCCAAGGTTCTCTGTAAG TTCTCTCTCTTCACTGCTGTCCATAAGCACTACAGCCTTGATCAGTGGCAAGAGTTTGCTGGCCAGAATCCTGACTGTCTTGAG CATCTGGCTGCCAGCTCAGGCACAGGCTCTTCTGACTTTGAGCAGCTGGAACAGATCCTGGAAGCTATTCCCCAGGTGAAGTATATATGCCTGGATGTGGCAAATGGCTACTCCGAACACTTTGTTGAATTTGTAAAAGATGTACGGAAGCGCTTCCCCCAGCACACCATCATG GCAGGGAATGTGGTAACAGGAGAGATGGTAGAAGAGCTAATCCTTTCTGGGGCTGACATCATCAAAGTGGGAATTGGGCCAG GCTCTGTGTGTACTACTCGGAAGAAAACTGGAGTGGGGTATCCACAGCTCAGTGCAGTAATGGAGTGTGCAGATGCTGCTCATGGCCTCAAAGGCCACATCATTTCA GATGGAGGTTGCAGCTGTCCTGGGGATGTGGCCAAGGCTTTTG GGGCAGGAGCTGACTTCGTGATGCTAGGTGGCATGCTGGCTGGACATAGTGAGTCAGGTGGTGAGCTCATCGAGAGGGACGGCAAGAAGTACAAGCTCTTCTATGGAATGAGTTCTGAAATGGCCATGAAGAAGTATGCTGGGGGCGTGGCTGAGTACAG AGCCTCAGAGGGAAAGACAGTGGAAGTTCCTTTTAAAGGAGATGTGGAACATACCATCCGAGACATCCTAGGAGGGATCCGCTCTACGTGTACCTATGTGGGAGCAGCTAAGCTCAAAGAGTTGAGCAGAAGAACTACCTTCATCCGAGTCACCCAGCAGGTGAATCCAATCTTCAGTGAGGTGCGCTAG
- the TINF2 gene encoding TERF1-interacting nuclear factor 2 isoform X2, translating into MATPPGAGPAALRFAAAASWQVVRGRCVEHFPRVLEFLRSLRAVAPGLVRYRHHERLCMGLKAKVVVELILQGRPWAQVLKTLNHHFPESGPIVRDPKATKQDLRKILEAQETFYQQVKQLSEAPVDLASKLQELEQEYGEPFLAAMEKLLFEYLCQLEKALPTPQAQQLQDVLSWMQPGVSITSSLAWRQYGVDMGWPLPECSVTDSVNLAELMEQNPQQQRLALHNPLPKAKPGPCLPQGPSSRTHPEPLAGRHFNLAPLGRRRVQSQWASTRGGHKERPTVMLFPFRNLGSPTQVISKPESKEEHAIYTADLAMGTRAASTGKSKSPCQTLGGRALKENPVDLPATEQKENCLDCYMDPLRLSLLPPRARKPVCPPSLCSSIITIGDLVLDSDEEENGQGEGKNHPSVPSSFLPKALATSPGQLQPPSCKVRAL; encoded by the exons ATGGCTACGCCCCCGGGGGCCGGTCCTGCAGCTCTACGCTTCGCCGCCGCAGCTAGCTGGCAGGTTGTGCGCGGACGCTGTGTGGAACATTTTCCCCGAGTACTGGAGTTTCTGCGATCTCTGCGCGCTGTTGCCCCTGGCTTGGTTCGCTACCGGCACCACGAACGCCTTTGTATGGGCCTAAAGGCCAAG GTGGTGGTGGAGCTGATCCTGCAGGGCCGGCCTTGGGCCCAAGTCCTGAAAACCCTGAATCACCACTTTCCAGAATCTGGACCTATAGTGCGGGATCCCAAGGCT ACAAAGCAGGATCTGAGGAAGATTTTGGAGGCACAGGAGACTTTTTACCAACAGGTGAAGCAGCTGTCAGAGGCTCCTGTGGATTTGGCCTCGAAGCTGCAG GAACTTGAACAAGAATATGGGGAACCCTTTCTGGCTGCCATGGAAAAGCTGCTTTTTGAGTACTTGTGTCAGCTGGAGAAAGCACTGCCTACACCGCAGGCACAGCAG CTTCAGGATGTGCTGAGTTGGATGCAGCCTGGAGTCTCTATCACCTCTTCTCTTGCCTGGAGACAATATGGTGTGGACATGGGGTGGCCACTTCCAG agtgcTCTGTTACTGACTCAGTGAACCTGGCTGAGCTCATGGAACAGAATCCTCAGCAACAAAGACTAGCACTCCACAATCCTCTGCCAAAAGCCAAGCCTGGCCCATGTCTTCCTCAGGGACCATCTTCAAGGACGCACCCAGAACCTCTAGCTGGCCGCCACTTCAATCTGGCCCCTTTAGGCCGACGAAGAGTCCAGTCCCAATGGGCGTCCACTAGGGGAGGCCATAAGGAGCGCCCCACAGTCATGCTGTTTCCCTTTAGGAATCTGGGCTCACCAACCCAGGTCATATCTAAGCCTGAGAGCAAGGAAGAACATGCGATATACACAGCAGACCTAGCCATGGGCACAAGAGCAGCCTCTACTGGGAAGTCTAAGAGTCCATGCCAGACCCTGGGGGGAAGGGCTCTGAAGGAGAACCCAGTTGACTTGCCTGCCACAGAGCAAAAGGA GAATTGCTTGGATTGCTACATGGACCCCCTGAGACTATCATTATTACCTCCTAGGGCCAGGAAGCCAG TGTGTCCTCCATCTCTGTGCAGCTCCATCATTACCATAGGGGACTTGGTTTTAGACTCTGATGAGGAAGAAAATGGCCAGGGGGAAGGAAAG AATCATCCTTCCGTGCCCTCAAGCTTCTTACCAAAAGCCTTGGCCACATCCCCAGGACAGCTGCAACCTCCATCCTGCAAAGTAAGAGCACTATGA
- the GMPR2 gene encoding GMP reductase 2 isoform X2 encodes MTSCLPALRFIATPRLSAMPHIDNDVKLDFKDVLLRPKRSTLKSRSEVDLTRSFSFRNSKQTYTGVPIIAANMDTVGTFEMAKVLCKFSLFTAVHKHYSLDQWQEFAGQNPDCLEHLAASSGTGSSDFEQLEQILEAIPQVKYICLDVANGYSEHFVEFVKDVRKRFPQHTIMAGNVVTGEMVEELILSGADIIKVGIGPGSVCTTRKKTGVGYPQLSAVMECADAAHGLKGHIISDGGCSCPGDVAKAFGAGADFVMLGGMLAGHSESGGELIERDGKKYKLFYGMSSEMAMKKYAGGVAEYRASEGKTVEVPFKGDVEHTIRDILGGIRSTCTYVGAAKLKELSRRTTFIRVTQQVNPIFSEVR; translated from the exons ATGACTTCCTGCCTTCCAGCCCTCAGATTCATCGCTACCCCGAGGCTAAGCGCCATGCCTCATATTGACAACGATGTGAAACTAGACTTCAAGGATGTCCTTTTGAGGCCGAAACGCAGTACCCTTAAGTCTCGAAGTGAG GTGGATCTCACAAGATCCTTTTCATTTCGGAACTCAAAGCAGACATACACTGGGGTTCCCATCATTGCTGCCAATATGGATACTGTGGGCACCTTTGAGATGGCCAAGGTTCTCTGTAAG TTCTCTCTCTTCACTGCTGTCCATAAGCACTACAGCCTTGATCAGTGGCAAGAGTTTGCTGGCCAGAATCCTGACTGTCTTGAG CATCTGGCTGCCAGCTCAGGCACAGGCTCTTCTGACTTTGAGCAGCTGGAACAGATCCTGGAAGCTATTCCCCAGGTGAAGTATATATGCCTGGATGTGGCAAATGGCTACTCCGAACACTTTGTTGAATTTGTAAAAGATGTACGGAAGCGCTTCCCCCAGCACACCATCATG GCAGGGAATGTGGTAACAGGAGAGATGGTAGAAGAGCTAATCCTTTCTGGGGCTGACATCATCAAAGTGGGAATTGGGCCAG GCTCTGTGTGTACTACTCGGAAGAAAACTGGAGTGGGGTATCCACAGCTCAGTGCAGTAATGGAGTGTGCAGATGCTGCTCATGGCCTCAAAGGCCACATCATTTCA GATGGAGGTTGCAGCTGTCCTGGGGATGTGGCCAAGGCTTTTG GGGCAGGAGCTGACTTCGTGATGCTAGGTGGCATGCTGGCTGGACATAGTGAGTCAGGTGGTGAGCTCATCGAGAGGGACGGCAAGAAGTACAAGCTCTTCTATGGAATGAGTTCTGAAATGGCCATGAAGAAGTATGCTGGGGGCGTGGCTGAGTACAG AGCCTCAGAGGGAAAGACAGTGGAAGTTCCTTTTAAAGGAGATGTGGAACATACCATCCGAGACATCCTAGGAGGGATCCGCTCTACGTGTACCTATGTGGGAGCAGCTAAGCTCAAAGAGTTGAGCAGAAGAACTACCTTCATCCGAGTCACCCAGCAGGTGAATCCAATCTTCAGTGAGGTGCGCTAG
- the GMPR2 gene encoding GMP reductase 2 isoform X6: MFSLFTAVHKHYSLDQWQEFAGQNPDCLEHLAASSGTGSSDFEQLEQILEAIPQVKYICLDVANGYSEHFVEFVKDVRKRFPQHTIMAGNVVTGEMVEELILSGADIIKVGIGPGKLVHWGHWLPLQWQTPVEHVILNLVMFFLGSVCTTRKKTGVGYPQLSAVMECADAAHGLKGHIISDGGCSCPGDVAKAFGAGADFVMLGGMLAGHSESGGELIERDGKKYKLFYGMSSEMAMKKYAGGVAEYRASEGKTVEVPFKGDVEHTIRDILGGIRSTCTYVGAAKLKELSRRTTFIRVTQQVNPIFSEVR; the protein is encoded by the exons ATG TTCTCTCTCTTCACTGCTGTCCATAAGCACTACAGCCTTGATCAGTGGCAAGAGTTTGCTGGCCAGAATCCTGACTGTCTTGAG CATCTGGCTGCCAGCTCAGGCACAGGCTCTTCTGACTTTGAGCAGCTGGAACAGATCCTGGAAGCTATTCCCCAGGTGAAGTATATATGCCTGGATGTGGCAAATGGCTACTCCGAACACTTTGTTGAATTTGTAAAAGATGTACGGAAGCGCTTCCCCCAGCACACCATCATG GCAGGGAATGTGGTAACAGGAGAGATGGTAGAAGAGCTAATCCTTTCTGGGGCTGACATCATCAAAGTGGGAATTGGGCCAGGTAAGCTGGTTCACTGGGGCCACTGGCTACCCCTTCAGTGGCAAACACCTGTGGAGCACGTCATTCTCAACCTTGTCATGTTCTTCCTAGGCTCTGTGTGTACTACTCGGAAGAAAACTGGAGTGGGGTATCCACAGCTCAGTGCAGTAATGGAGTGTGCAGATGCTGCTCATGGCCTCAAAGGCCACATCATTTCA GATGGAGGTTGCAGCTGTCCTGGGGATGTGGCCAAGGCTTTTG GGGCAGGAGCTGACTTCGTGATGCTAGGTGGCATGCTGGCTGGACATAGTGAGTCAGGTGGTGAGCTCATCGAGAGGGACGGCAAGAAGTACAAGCTCTTCTATGGAATGAGTTCTGAAATGGCCATGAAGAAGTATGCTGGGGGCGTGGCTGAGTACAG AGCCTCAGAGGGAAAGACAGTGGAAGTTCCTTTTAAAGGAGATGTGGAACATACCATCCGAGACATCCTAGGAGGGATCCGCTCTACGTGTACCTATGTGGGAGCAGCTAAGCTCAAAGAGTTGAGCAGAAGAACTACCTTCATCCGAGTCACCCAGCAGGTGAATCCAATCTTCAGTGAGGTGCGCTAG
- the GMPR2 gene encoding GMP reductase 2 isoform X1 yields the protein MPHIDNDVKLDFKDVLLRPKRSTLKSRSEVDLTRSFSFRNSKQTYTGVPIIAANMDTVGTFEMAKVLCKFSLFTAVHKHYSLDQWQEFAGQNPDCLEHLAASSGTGSSDFEQLEQILEAIPQVKYICLDVANGYSEHFVEFVKDVRKRFPQHTIMAGNVVTGEMVEELILSGADIIKVGIGPGKLVHWGHWLPLQWQTPVEHVILNLVMFFLGSVCTTRKKTGVGYPQLSAVMECADAAHGLKGHIISDGGCSCPGDVAKAFGAGADFVMLGGMLAGHSESGGELIERDGKKYKLFYGMSSEMAMKKYAGGVAEYRASEGKTVEVPFKGDVEHTIRDILGGIRSTCTYVGAAKLKELSRRTTFIRVTQQVNPIFSEVR from the exons ATGCCTCATATTGACAACGATGTGAAACTAGACTTCAAGGATGTCCTTTTGAGGCCGAAACGCAGTACCCTTAAGTCTCGAAGTGAG GTGGATCTCACAAGATCCTTTTCATTTCGGAACTCAAAGCAGACATACACTGGGGTTCCCATCATTGCTGCCAATATGGATACTGTGGGCACCTTTGAGATGGCCAAGGTTCTCTGTAAG TTCTCTCTCTTCACTGCTGTCCATAAGCACTACAGCCTTGATCAGTGGCAAGAGTTTGCTGGCCAGAATCCTGACTGTCTTGAG CATCTGGCTGCCAGCTCAGGCACAGGCTCTTCTGACTTTGAGCAGCTGGAACAGATCCTGGAAGCTATTCCCCAGGTGAAGTATATATGCCTGGATGTGGCAAATGGCTACTCCGAACACTTTGTTGAATTTGTAAAAGATGTACGGAAGCGCTTCCCCCAGCACACCATCATG GCAGGGAATGTGGTAACAGGAGAGATGGTAGAAGAGCTAATCCTTTCTGGGGCTGACATCATCAAAGTGGGAATTGGGCCAGGTAAGCTGGTTCACTGGGGCCACTGGCTACCCCTTCAGTGGCAAACACCTGTGGAGCACGTCATTCTCAACCTTGTCATGTTCTTCCTAGGCTCTGTGTGTACTACTCGGAAGAAAACTGGAGTGGGGTATCCACAGCTCAGTGCAGTAATGGAGTGTGCAGATGCTGCTCATGGCCTCAAAGGCCACATCATTTCA GATGGAGGTTGCAGCTGTCCTGGGGATGTGGCCAAGGCTTTTG GGGCAGGAGCTGACTTCGTGATGCTAGGTGGCATGCTGGCTGGACATAGTGAGTCAGGTGGTGAGCTCATCGAGAGGGACGGCAAGAAGTACAAGCTCTTCTATGGAATGAGTTCTGAAATGGCCATGAAGAAGTATGCTGGGGGCGTGGCTGAGTACAG AGCCTCAGAGGGAAAGACAGTGGAAGTTCCTTTTAAAGGAGATGTGGAACATACCATCCGAGACATCCTAGGAGGGATCCGCTCTACGTGTACCTATGTGGGAGCAGCTAAGCTCAAAGAGTTGAGCAGAAGAACTACCTTCATCCGAGTCACCCAGCAGGTGAATCCAATCTTCAGTGAGGTGCGCTAG